Proteins from one Gossypium raimondii isolate GPD5lz chromosome 8, ASM2569854v1, whole genome shotgun sequence genomic window:
- the LOC105790139 gene encoding F-box protein CPR1: protein MATLPHEMTIEILLRLSVKDLLRFKCVSKPWCSSIDDPDFIKLHLSHSVKTNTNHSLILRHCEYHFFSVNYDSLKTTQRLNHPLGEQKTPIKILGTCNGLLALIDDNGRIFLWNPSTRKSQVLPSTEIEFSSPSIFFPRSTYYGFGYDPIPDDYKLVRMVQVHGKNNSYLHSEAKVYSLRSNSWRRIKDFCFYLSFYREFGFLADNALYWMVLKTPQSGNKSIVGFDLGTEEFRFVELPDSCLNKRFCMNMKAMGGYLCLIATYTEFNDDVVDIWIMKESWIKLISWKKSESILGFPIVIPLAFSKSGDKVLFSIALHKFVWYDLGSKRVENVGIRGLPSSFDVDLYVESLVPLMVML from the coding sequence ATGGCAACACTCCCGCATGAAATGACCATTGAAATACTACTTCGATTGAGTGTAAAAGATCTTCTACGCTTCAAGTGTGTTTCAAAGCCATGGTGCTCTTCGATCGACGACCCAGATTTCATCAAACTCCACCTCTCCCATTCGGTCAAAACCAACACCAATCACTCCCTTATTCTCCGTCACTGTGAGTACCACTTCTTCTCCGTCAATTACGACTCACTCAAAACAACTCAAAGACTCAACCACCCACTCGGTGAACAAAAAACACCCATTAAAATATTGGGTACTTGCAATGGTTTGCTGGCTCTAATAGACGACAACGGTAGAATATTTCTATGGAATCCTTCAACGAGAAAATCCCAGGTATTACCTTCCACTGAAATAGAGTTTTCATCTCCATCGATTTTCTTTCCCCGTTCAACTTATTATGGATTTGGGTACGATCCCATTCCTGATGACTACAAATTGGTTCGAATGGTCCAAGTACATGGAAAAAATAATAGCTACCTTCATTCGGAAGCTAAGGTTTACAGCTTGAGGAGCAATAGTTGGAGAAGGATTAAGGATTTCTGCTTTTATCTTAGTTTCTATCGAGAATTTGGATTTTTGGCTGACAACGCTTTATATTGGATGGTTTTAAAAACTCCCCAATCGGGTAATAAAAGCATTGTTGGCTTTGATCTGGGAACCGAGGAATTCCGTTTCGTTGAATTGCCGGATTCTTGTTTAAATAAACGTTTCTGTATGAACATGAAAGCCATGGGAGGTTACCTTTGTTTGATTGCAACTTATACGGAATTCAATGATGATGTGGTTGATATATGGATAATGAAGGAAtcttggattaaattgatatcaTGGAAGAAATCCGAGTCTATTTTAGGTTTCCCAATTGTAATACCTTTGGCTTTTTCAAAAAGTGGTGACAAAGTTTTATTCAGCATTGCTCTACACAAGTTTGTGTGGTATGATCTGGGAAGCAAGAGGGTTGAGAATGTTGGGATTAGAGGCCTTCCAAGCTCATTTGATGTGGACTTGTATGTTGAGAGCCTTGTCCCCTTAATGGTAATGCTGTAA
- the LOC105790137 gene encoding F-box protein CPR1 has product MARLPHEVTSDILCRLSVKDLLRFRSVSKPWCRTIDDPYFIKLHLSHSLKTITNHSLILSHWEDHFFSVDYDLFETTQRLNHPFGERRKTLQILGSCNGLLALVDDKDGIFLWNPSTRKSQVLPFNEIGFSSPSSSYYGFGYDPISDEYKLVRMVQSHGNNDEYFHSEAKVYSLRSNCWRRIKDVCFYHKFSREFGFLANNALHWMVFKTPQSRNQELVGFDLGSEEFRFLELPDGCLDKILRFHIKAMGGDICLTSTYRETNNFVVDVWIMKEYGVKQSWFKLISWKEPYFMPCSIVALPVAFSKDGDEVLFFIGYKWFNWGRRIDSFVWYDLGSQVVEDAVIRGIPTSFDVNLYVDSLVPLNSNAQQ; this is encoded by the coding sequence ATGGCCAGACTCCCACATGAAGTGACCAGTGATATACTATGTCGGTTAAGTGTAAAAGATCTTCTACGCTTCAGGAGCGTTTCAAAGCCATGGTGCCGTACGATCGACGACCCATATTTCATCAAACTCCACCTCTCCCATTCACTCAAAACCATTACTAATCACTCTCTTATTCTCAGTCACTGGGAGGACCACTTCTTCTCCGTCGACTACGACCTATTCGAAACTACCCAAAGACTCAACCACCCATTCGGTGAACGAAGAAAAACCCTTCAAATATTGGGTTCTTGCAATGGTTTGCTGGCTCTAGTAGACGACAAGGATGGAATATTTCTGTGGAACCCTTCAACGAGAAAATCCCAGGTATTACCTTTCAATGAAATAGGGTTCTCATCTCCATCTTCAAGTTATTATGGATTTGGGTACGATCCCATTTCTGATGAATACAAATTGGTTCGAATGGTCCAATCACATGGAAACAATGATGAATATTTTCATTCGGAAGCTAAGGTTTACAGCTTGAGGAGCAACTGTTGGAGAAGGATAAAGGATGTCTGCTTTTATCATAAGTTCAGTCGAGAATTTGGGTTTTTGGCTAACAACGCTTTACACTGGATGGTTTTTAAAACTCCCCAATCGCGTAATCAAGAGCTTGTTGGTTTTGATCTGGGGAGCGAGGAATTCCGTTTCCTTGAATTACCGGATGGTTGTTTAGATAAGATTTTAAGGTTTCACATAAAAGCCATGGGGGGTGACATTTGTTTGACTTCAACTTATAGGGAAACCAATAATTTTGTGGTTGATGTATGGATAATGAAGGAATATGGGGTTAAACAATCTTGGTTTAAATTGATATCATGGAAGGAACCCTACTTTATGCCATGTTCTATAGTTGCACTGCCTGTGGCTTTTTCAAAAGATGGTGACGAAGTTTTATTCTTCATTGGATACAAGTGGTTTAATTGGGGCAGAAGGATCGACAGTTTTGTGTGGTATGATTTGGGAAGCCAAGTGGTTGAGGATGCTGTGATTAGAGGTATTCCAACTTCATTTGATGTGAACTTGTATGTTGACAGCCTTGTTCCTCTCAATAGTAATGCTCAACAGTGA
- the LOC105793056 gene encoding F-box protein CPR1 has product MLFEWSNQLNKRFGFLANNAVHWMAFKSPQSGKENLAGFDLASEEFRSVELPDFCLDEPFWFGIGTMGGYLCLSAVHGELGDIVADVWIMKEYGVKESWSKLISWNQPHYIPSVVVPLAFSKNGKKVLFNIGYQWFSFDERDRFVRYDVGSERVENVEIKGLPSSFDVHLYVESLVPLNSNAQQ; this is encoded by the exons ATGTTGTTCGAATGGTCCAATCAG TTGAATAAAAGATTTGGATTTTTGGCTAACAACGCAGTGCATTGGATGGCTTTTAAAAGTCCCCAATCGGGTAAGGAAAACCTTGCTGGTTTCGATCTTGCGAGCGAGGAATTCCGCTCCGTTGAATTGCCGGATTTTTGTTTAGATGAGCCATTCTGGTTTGGCATAGGAACCATGGGAGGTTACCTTTGTTTGAGTGCAGTTCATGGGGAATTAGGTGATATTGTGGCTGATGTATGGATAATGAAGGAATATGGGGTTAAAGAATCTTGGAGTAAATTGATATCATGGAACCAACCGCACTATATTCCATCTGTAGTAGTACCTTTggcattttcaaaaaatggtaaGAAAGTTTTATTCAACATTGGATACCAGTGGTTTAGTTTCGACGAAAGGGACAGGTTTGTGAGGTATGATGTGGGAAGCGAGAGGGTTGAGAATGTTGAGATTAAAGGCCTTCCAAGCTCATTTGATGTGCACTTGTATGTTGAGAGCCTTGTCCCCCTTAATAGTAATGCTCAACAATGA
- the LOC105793055 gene encoding F-box protein CPR1, with protein sequence MGRIPHETTIDILGRLSVKDLLRFKCVSKPWCSSIEDPYFIKFHLSHSLKTNTNHSLFLRHREYHFFSVNCDSLETTQILNHPFGEPKRTIQILGSCNGLLALVNDNDSLLLWNPSTRESQVLPSNEIEFVSPRPGIWLYVSQRSPPSGYIARSTYYGFGYDPISDDYKLVRMIQSYGLHDENVHSEAKVYSLRSNRWRRIKDFSFYLNFSREFGILANNALHWMVFRTPEPLNKELVGFDLGSEEFRFLELPDCYLDEAFFFDIKAMGGDICLTATFRDFINVDVWIMKEYGVKESWIKLVSYYEPESIQASPFPVPLAFSKNGDKVLLFIAYKWCHTATRTGKFVWYDLESQRVEKVEIRGIPASFDVDLYVDSLVPLNTNDLMFYNEMPEAMLSK encoded by the exons ATGGGGAGAATCCCACATGAAACAACCATTGATATACTAGGTCGATTAAGTGTAAAGGATCTTCTACGCTTCAAATGCGTTTCAAAGCCATGGTGCTCTTCGATCGAGGACCCATATTTCATCAAGTTCCACCTCTCCCATTCCCTCAAAACCAATACCAATCACTCTCTTTTCCTCCGTCACCGGGAGTACCACTTCTTCTCCGTCAACTGCGACTCACTCGAAACAACCCAAATACTCAACCACCCATTCGGTGAACCAAAAAGAACCATTCAAATATTGGGTTCTTGCAATGGTTTACTGGCTCTAGTAAACGACAACGATAGCTTACTTCTGTGGAACCCTTCAACAAGAGAATCCCAGGTATTACCTTCCAATGAAATAGAGTTCGTATCTCCACGTCCAGGGATTTGGTTGTACGTTTCACAGCGTTCACCTCCATCGGGTTACATAGCCCGTTCAACTTACTATGGATTTGGGTACGATCCCATTTCTGATGACTACAAATTGGTTCGAATGATCCAATCATATGGACTCCATGATGAAAATGTTCATTCTGAAGCTAAGGTTTACAGCTTGAGGAGCAATCGTTGGAGAAGGATTAAGGATTTCAGCTTTTATCTTAACTTCAGCCGAGAATTTGGGATTTTGGCTAACAACGCTTTACATTGGATGGTTTTTAGAACTCCTGAACCGCTTAATAAAGAGCTTGTTGGTTTTGATCTGGGGAGCGAGGAATTCCGTTTCCTTGAATTGCCGGATTGTTATTTAGATGaggcttttttttttgacataaaAGCCATGGGGGGTGACATTTGTTTGACTGCAACTTTTAGGGATTTCATTAATGTTGATGTATGGATAATGAAGGAATATGGGGTTAAAGAATCATGGATTAAATTGGTATCATACTACGAACCCGAATCTATTCAAGCTTCTCCATTTCCAGTACCTTTGGCCTTTTCAAAAAATGGTGACAAAGTTTTACTCTTCATTGCATACAAGTGGTGTCATACGGCCACCAGGACCGGCAAATTTGTGTGGTATGATCTGGAAAGCCAAAGGGTTGAGAAAGTTGAGATTAGAGGCATTCCAGCATCATTTGATGTGGACTTGTATGTTGATAGCCTTGTCCCTCTTAATACTAATGATCTAATGTTCTACAATGAGATGCCCGag GCAATGCTTTCGAAATGA
- the LOC105793057 gene encoding F-box protein CPR1: MATLSHDLAIEILRGLSVKDLLRFQCVSKLWCSSINDSYFIKLHLSDSLKTITNHSLILRKSGYDFVSVNVYDSPKTTQRLNHPLGEQKKLLKILGSCNGLLALIDDDNRIFLWNPSTRKSQVLPSTEIDFSSASSFFPRSTYYGFGYDPISDDYKLVRMVQLHGNNKGYLHSEAKVYSLRSNCWRRIKDFCFYLILHRKFGILANNALHWMVFKTPQSWKQNLVGFDLGTEEFRFLELPDLCLDKLFCYDIKAMGGYNCLTATFRDSNDVVAEVWIMKEYGVKESWVKLISWNQPHLLSCFPSVVVVPLAFSKNGDKVLFSSDVHTFVWYDLGSKKVEKVGIRDVPIIHDVDLYVQSLVPLNSNALMINNEIPPQG, from the coding sequence ATGGCGACCCTCTCGCATGATTTGGCCATTGAAATACTACGTGGTTTAAGTGTAAAAGATCTTCTACGCTTCCAGTGCGTTTCAAAGCTCTGGTGCTCTTCTATCAAcgattcatatttcatcaaacTCCACCTCTCCGATTCACTCAAAACCATTACCAATCACTCCCTTATTCTTCGTAAATCCGGGTACGACTTCGTCTCCGTCAACGTCTACGACTCACCCAAAACAACCCAAAGACTCAACCACCCACTCGGTGAACAAAAAAAACTCCTTAAAATATTGGGTTCTTGCAATGGTTTGCTGGCTCTAATAGACGACGACAATAGAATATTTCTATGGAACCCTTCAACTAGAAAATCCCAGGTATTACCTTCCACTGAAATAGACTTTTCATCTGCATCGAGTTTCTTTCCCCGTTCAACTTATTATGGATTTGGGTACGATCCCATTTCTGATGACTACAAATTGGTTCGAATGGTCCAATTACATGGAAACAATAAAGGCTATCTTCACTCGGAAGCTAAGGTTTACAGCTTGAGGAGCAATTGTTGGAGAAGGATTAAGGATTTCTGCTTTTATCTTATATTACATcgaaaatttggaattttggcTAACAACGCTTTACATTGGATGGTTTTTAAAACTCCCCAATCATGGAAACAAAACCTTGTTGGTTTTGATCTCGGGACCGAGGAATTCCGTTTCCTTGAATTGCCGGATTTGTGTTTAGATAAGCTTTTTTGTTACGACATAAAAGCCATGGGAGGTTACAATTGTTTGACTGCAACTTTTAGGGATTCCAATGATGTTGTGGCTGAGGTATGGATAATGAAGGAATATGGGGTTAAAGAATCCTGGGTTAAACTGATATCATGGAACCAACCCCACCTCCTTTCATGTTTTCCATCTGTAGTAGTAGTACCTTTGGCGTTTTCAAAGAATGGTGACAAAGTTCTATTCAGCAGTGATGTACACACGTTTGTGTGGTATGATTTGGGAAGCAAAAAGGTTGAGAAGGTAGGGATTAGAGATGTCCCAATTATCCATGATGTGGACTTGTATGTTCAGAGCCTTGTCCCTCTTAATAGTAATGCTCTAATGATCAACAATGAGATTCCCCCACAG